One window of the Maridesulfovibrio frigidus DSM 17176 genome contains the following:
- the coaBC gene encoding bifunctional phosphopantothenoylcysteine decarboxylase/phosphopantothenate--cysteine ligase CoaBC codes for MNDHLNFDCFLGKRIHLGVCGSVAAYKSLDLLRMYRKAGIEVSVTLTSGAQEFIKGFSFEPLGAFKVWDSMFPAGDEIFGHLEPGQAADALVIAPATASTLAKMAYGLADDMLSCQSLAFPGPKLVAPAMNPAMWDAPATVDNCALLANRGVEFIGPDCGDVACGDYGRGRLAPLESIFAHSLRAVSPQDMSGKHVLITLGPTREKWDAVRFWSNPSSGLMGACIAMAAWLRGAKVTVVSGPVNWWFPEDVNVIKVDTALEMYEAATTVWPECTTGCLTAAVADFRPIPHGDSKFKKASQNSLRVDFESNPDILKTLGSVKRDDQELIGFAAETSNIHEAAAGKLAAKNLDMIIANPINIPGAGFESSTNSVYVLDKTGRAEEWPNLPKTEIAWRIWDLLLQN; via the coding sequence ATGAATGATCATCTTAATTTTGACTGTTTCCTAGGGAAACGGATACACCTTGGCGTTTGCGGAAGTGTTGCAGCTTATAAGTCTCTGGATCTTTTGCGGATGTACCGTAAAGCCGGGATAGAAGTCAGTGTTACGCTCACCTCGGGTGCACAGGAATTTATCAAGGGGTTCAGTTTTGAACCCCTTGGTGCGTTTAAAGTCTGGGACTCTATGTTTCCAGCCGGTGATGAAATTTTCGGTCATCTTGAGCCGGGTCAGGCTGCGGACGCTTTAGTTATAGCTCCCGCTACTGCTTCCACTCTTGCTAAGATGGCCTACGGTTTGGCAGACGATATGCTTTCCTGTCAGTCTTTAGCTTTTCCCGGACCTAAGCTAGTTGCTCCAGCCATGAACCCCGCAATGTGGGATGCACCTGCGACTGTCGATAACTGCGCTTTGCTAGCCAATCGCGGAGTTGAATTCATCGGCCCTGATTGTGGAGATGTTGCTTGTGGTGATTACGGAAGAGGGCGACTTGCTCCTCTCGAATCAATTTTTGCACACTCTCTCAGGGCTGTTTCTCCACAAGATATGAGTGGCAAACATGTTCTTATCACTCTCGGACCTACCCGTGAAAAATGGGACGCAGTCAGATTTTGGTCCAACCCTTCGTCTGGGCTTATGGGCGCATGCATCGCAATGGCCGCTTGGCTCAGAGGTGCAAAAGTAACTGTTGTTTCCGGCCCTGTGAACTGGTGGTTTCCAGAAGATGTGAATGTTATCAAAGTGGACACTGCGCTTGAAATGTACGAAGCCGCCACAACCGTTTGGCCCGAGTGCACAACAGGATGTCTTACTGCCGCCGTTGCTGATTTCCGTCCTATACCTCATGGAGATAGCAAGTTTAAGAAAGCTAGTCAGAATTCACTTCGTGTAGATTTTGAATCTAACCCTGATATTCTAAAAACACTCGGATCAGTTAAACGCGATGATCAGGAGCTTATCGGTTTTGCCGCTGAGACTTCAAATATTCACGAAGCCGCTGCGGGTAAACTTGCAGCTAAAAATCTTGATATGATTATTGCGAATCCAATAAATATTCCCGGAGCTGGATTTGAGTCTTCCACTAATTCCGTTTATGTTTTAGACAAGACTGGTCGGGCCGAAGAATGGCCTAATCTTCCTAAAACAGAAATAGCGTGGCGAATATGGGATCTCCTTCTGCAGAATTAA